In Arachis stenosperma cultivar V10309 chromosome 1, arast.V10309.gnm1.PFL2, whole genome shotgun sequence, one DNA window encodes the following:
- the LOC130976127 gene encoding uncharacterized protein LOC130976127, which yields MHGETIAQLKELLDHDQEEPVEKSPLHDMLTEVFGIDDHNYEGEDDEPFASRTDSVSMSLTPENNIDIFLQPFFSELDELWRGVNVYDNIDDTSLDYPSCNFDTVSRRLKFGMKYCFMGYRQWLPDNHEYRNNKHSFDGHTELRGPPPTLSGRRILSQIESSRKRPQDALNDGINPLQWKNRSIFWDLPYWKDNLIRYCLDMMHIEKNVCDNIIGLKSHDSHIIMEHILPIALRRSLPKEVTSMLIELCNYFREVSGKSLSLENLDRLRYRIVLTLCHMEMIFPPAFFTILVHLVIDLVEEAMVADPVQYIWMYPVERVVGHLKSCVHNKDTPKGCIVEGYIIEECLTFYSKYLEDDNIETRFNRPRCNDDQNDNTPSSCSTVTKNDDLDVTPEIKWLAEGLNDVVKRFGENNVRGFKFCTMKKEQGLKIQNSDVVMSAITHSFSNDRNPVIIASNNTYYGKVVDIIELDNFSKLEVVLFKCIWVDTTLNKGIKIDKFGITFVNFSNLIHTSDNEIDEPFILATDARMVYYVDDLVDEGWCSVCRMKPRDLYDMGDLNEEELDESLMEDIPFCEQQVDNLQEFQLTKDKVNEPK from the exons ACGCCTGAAAATAATATTGATATCTTTTTGCAACCATTTTTTAGTGAGTTGGACGAATTATGGAGAGGTGTTAATGTCTACGATAATATTGATG ATACGAGCCTTGATTATCCATCATGTAACTTTGATACAGTCTCCAGAAGATTGAAGTTTGGCATGAAATATTGCTTTATGGGATATCGTCAGTGGTTACCGGATAACCACGAGTATAGGAACAATAAACACTCTTTTGATGGCCATACAGAACTAAGAGGCCCACCTCCGACATTATCAGGCAGAAGAATTTTGTCCCAAATTGAGAGTAGTCGAAAAAGACCTCAAGATGCACTCAATGATGGTATCAACCCACTACAATGGAAAAATAGGAGTATTTTCTGGGATTTACCATATTGGAAGGATAATCTTATTCGTTATTGTCTTGACATGATGCACATAGAGAAAAATGTTTGTGATAAT ATAATCGGTCTAAAGAGCCATGATTCACACATTATTATGGAACATATTTTACCAATTGCTCTTAGAAGATCCTTGCCTAAGGAGGTTACATCTATGCTTATCGAGCTGTGCAACTATTTCAGAGAAGTCTCAGGCAAATCACTATCCCTTGAGAATTTAGATAGACTACGATATCGAATTGTTTTGACACTCTGTCACATGGAAATGATATTTCCTCCAGCATTTTTCACTATTTTGGTTCATCTGGTTATTGATCTTGTAGAGGAAGCAATGGTTGCGGATCCAGTGCAATACATATGGATGTATCCTGTTGAAAG GGTCGTAGGACATTTAAAATCTTGTGTCCATAACAAGGATACACCGAAAGGGTGCATAGTTGAAGGCTACATAATTGAGGAATGTCTAactttttattctaaatatttaGAGGATGACAACATTGAGACAAGGTTCAACCGACCAAGGTGCAACGACGACCAAAATGACAACACTCCTAGTAGTTGCTCTACT GTCACAAAAAACGATGATCTAGATGTCACACCCGAAATCAAATGGCTTGCAGAAGGGCTTAATGATGTTGTGAAGAGGTTTGGGGAGAATAACGTTCGTGGGTTCAAGTTTTGTACAATGAAGAAAGAACAAGGacttaaaatacaaaatagtgACGTGGTTATGTCTGCTATTACTCATAGTTTTTCAAATGATAGGAACCCTGTTATCATAGCAAGCAACAATACATACTACGGTAAAGTGGTAGATATAATAGAGTTAGACAACTTTAGCAAGCTGGAGGTTGTGTTGTTCAAATGTATTTGGGTTGATACCACACTTAACAAGGGAATCAAGATAGATAAATTTGGGATCACATTTGTAAATTTTTCTAACTTGATACACACCAGTGATAACGAAATAGATGAGCCATTTATTCTTGCAACAGATGCAAGAATGGTTTACTATGTTGACGATCTAGTTGACGAAGGTTGGTGTTCTGTTTGTCGTATGAAACCCAGAGATTTATATGATATGGGAGATTTGAATGAGGAGGAGTTAGATGAATCTTTAATGGAGGACATACCATTTTGTGAGCAACAAGTAGATAATCTTCAAGAGTTTCAATTGACGAAGGACAAGGTTAACGAACCAAAATAG